The Streptomyces tendae genome has a window encoding:
- a CDS encoding ABC transporter substrate-binding protein, translating to MRSIRAAATGAVMLSLALAASACGGGSSTGGGSNDSPKELTYWASNQGASIEVDKKVLQPELDKFEKQTGIKVKLEVVPWSDLLNRILTATTSGQGPDVLNIGNTWSASLQATGALLPWDKAQFDKIGGKDRFVDSALGSTGAEGQDPAAVPLYSMAYALYYNKQMFADAGIDAPPATWDELVAAGKKLSKDGKWGIGMEGSNPSENIHHAFVFAKQHGAGFFTADGKPDFTSDGAVAAVKQYVDLMAKDKIIAPGNAEYAQNQSVSDFAKGKTGMLLWQSASANLKSQGMSEDAYGIAPVPVQSGTPGAGKQVNSMVAGINLAVFKNTDNLDGASEFVKFMTSDAEQKILNTAYSSIPPVKAAQEDPAFNSPSNSVLKDTLAKSAVALPQVPDESQFETAVGTAVKELFADAAAGRPVTTDSVKAALTKAQQQMPTK from the coding sequence ATGCGCAGTATCCGAGCCGCGGCCACAGGCGCCGTCATGCTGTCTCTCGCACTCGCCGCCTCGGCCTGCGGAGGCGGTTCGAGCACGGGCGGCGGGTCCAACGACTCGCCGAAGGAACTCACCTACTGGGCCTCCAACCAGGGCGCCAGCATCGAGGTCGACAAGAAGGTCCTTCAGCCCGAACTCGACAAGTTCGAGAAGCAGACCGGCATCAAGGTCAAGCTGGAGGTCGTGCCCTGGTCCGACCTGCTGAACCGCATCCTCACCGCCACCACCTCCGGCCAGGGCCCGGACGTGCTGAACATCGGCAACACCTGGTCCGCCTCGCTCCAGGCGACCGGCGCCCTCCTGCCCTGGGACAAGGCGCAGTTCGACAAGATCGGCGGCAAGGACCGTTTCGTCGACTCCGCGCTCGGCTCCACCGGCGCCGAGGGGCAGGATCCGGCCGCCGTCCCGCTCTACTCCATGGCCTACGCCCTCTACTACAACAAGCAGATGTTCGCCGACGCGGGCATCGACGCCCCGCCCGCCACCTGGGACGAACTGGTCGCCGCCGGCAAGAAGCTGTCCAAGGACGGCAAGTGGGGCATAGGCATGGAGGGCTCCAACCCCTCCGAGAACATCCACCACGCCTTCGTCTTCGCCAAGCAGCACGGCGCCGGCTTCTTCACCGCCGACGGCAAGCCCGACTTCACGAGCGACGGCGCGGTCGCAGCGGTCAAGCAGTACGTCGACCTCATGGCGAAGGACAAGATCATCGCCCCGGGCAACGCCGAGTACGCGCAGAACCAGTCGGTCAGTGACTTCGCCAAGGGCAAGACGGGCATGCTGCTGTGGCAGTCCGCCTCCGCCAACCTGAAGTCCCAGGGCATGAGCGAGGACGCCTACGGCATCGCCCCGGTGCCCGTGCAGTCCGGCACCCCCGGCGCCGGCAAGCAGGTCAACTCCATGGTCGCCGGCATCAACCTCGCCGTCTTCAAGAACACCGACAACCTCGACGGCGCCAGTGAGTTCGTGAAGTTCATGACCAGCGACGCCGAGCAGAAGATCCTCAACACCGCCTACAGCTCCATCCCGCCGGTCAAGGCCGCCCAGGAGGACCCCGCCTTCAACTCCCCGTCCAACTCCGTCCTCAAGGACACCCTCGCCAAGAGCGCCGTCGCCCTGCCGCAGGTGCCCGACGAGTCCCAGTTCGAAACCGCCGTCGGCACCGCCGTCAAGGAACTGTTCGCCGACGCCGCCGCCGGCCGGCCCGTGACCACCGACTCGGTGAAGGCCGCGCTCACCAAGGCGCAGCAGCAGATGCCCACGAAGTGA
- a CDS encoding carbohydrate ABC transporter permease: MTATAPAAQAAVRKSPPGAARGPRRRTGRLRRIGLPYLLLLPALLLELLVHLVPMVIGIVMSFKELTQFYIRDWSTAPWAGLDNYAVSVDFDAPVGKALLHSFLVTIAFTLLSVGLCWLIGTAAAVYMQDTFRGRGLLRALFLVPYALPVYAAVITWVFMFQHDNGLVNHVLHDQLGITDKPSFWLIGDNSFVALLTVSVWKGWPFAFLIVMAGLQNIPRELYEAAALDGAGMIQQIRRITLPSLRPVNQVLVLVLFLWTFNDFNTPYVLFGRSAPEAADLISVHIYQASFVTWNFGAGSAMSVLLLLFLLVVTGVYLALTSRGRRTAS; this comes from the coding sequence ATGACTGCCACTGCCCCCGCAGCTCAGGCCGCCGTGCGCAAGAGTCCCCCCGGTGCGGCGCGCGGCCCCCGCCGCCGCACCGGGCGGCTCCGCCGCATCGGACTGCCCTACCTGCTGCTCCTGCCCGCCCTGCTCCTCGAACTCCTCGTTCACCTGGTGCCGATGGTCATCGGCATCGTGATGAGCTTCAAGGAACTCACCCAGTTCTACATCCGCGACTGGAGCACCGCCCCCTGGGCGGGCCTCGACAACTACGCGGTGTCGGTCGACTTCGACGCCCCCGTCGGCAAGGCCCTGCTCCACTCGTTCCTCGTCACGATCGCCTTCACCCTGCTGTCCGTCGGCCTGTGCTGGCTGATCGGCACGGCCGCCGCCGTCTACATGCAGGACACCTTCCGCGGCCGCGGCCTGCTGCGCGCCCTGTTCCTGGTGCCGTACGCCCTGCCGGTCTACGCGGCCGTCATCACCTGGGTGTTCATGTTCCAGCACGACAACGGCCTGGTGAACCACGTCCTGCACGACCAGCTCGGCATCACCGACAAGCCCTCCTTCTGGCTGATCGGCGACAACAGCTTCGTCGCGCTGCTGACCGTGTCGGTGTGGAAGGGCTGGCCGTTCGCCTTCCTCATCGTGATGGCCGGACTGCAGAACATCCCGCGCGAGCTGTACGAGGCAGCCGCCCTCGACGGCGCCGGCATGATCCAGCAGATCCGCCGCATCACCCTGCCGTCGCTCCGCCCGGTCAACCAGGTCCTGGTGCTCGTCCTGTTCCTGTGGACGTTCAACGACTTCAACACCCCGTACGTCCTCTTCGGCAGGAGCGCGCCCGAGGCCGCCGACCTCATCTCCGTGCACATCTACCAGGCGTCCTTCGTCACCTGGAACTTCGGCGCCGGATCCGCGATGTCCGTGCTGCTCCTGCTGTTCCTGCTCGTCGTCACGGGCGTCTACCTCGCCCTCACCTCACGCGGACGGAGGACCGCCTCATGA
- a CDS encoding carbohydrate ABC transporter permease: MAPPRSFLWSRRIFLTLLTGFVLVPVYVMVSSSLKPLADVTGAFRWLPTELTVRPYIDIWSTVPLGRYFVNSLIVAGAATVCSVVIAVFSAYAVSRYSFRGKRVFTVTVLSTQMFPGILFLLPLFLIYVNIGNATGIALFGSRGGLILTYLTFSLPFSIWMLIGYFDSVPRDLDEAALVDGCGPLGALFRVVVPAAVPGIVAVAVYAFMTAWGEVLFASVMTNDTTRTLAVGLQGYSTLNDVYWNQIMAASLVVSVPVVAGFLLLQRYLVAGLTAGAVK; the protein is encoded by the coding sequence ATGGCCCCGCCCCGCTCGTTCCTCTGGTCACGGCGGATCTTCCTCACCCTGCTCACCGGCTTCGTGCTGGTCCCGGTGTACGTCATGGTGTCCAGCTCGCTGAAGCCGCTCGCCGACGTCACCGGCGCATTCCGCTGGCTGCCGACCGAGCTGACCGTCCGCCCGTACATCGACATCTGGTCCACCGTCCCGCTCGGCCGCTACTTCGTGAACTCGCTGATCGTGGCGGGCGCGGCGACCGTGTGCTCGGTGGTGATCGCGGTGTTCTCCGCGTACGCCGTCAGCCGCTACTCCTTCCGCGGCAAGCGGGTCTTCACGGTGACCGTGCTGTCGACGCAGATGTTCCCCGGGATCCTGTTCCTGCTCCCGCTGTTCCTCATCTACGTCAACATCGGCAACGCCACCGGCATCGCCCTGTTCGGCTCCCGCGGCGGCCTGATCCTGACGTACCTGACCTTCTCCCTGCCGTTCTCCATCTGGATGCTGATCGGCTACTTCGACTCGGTGCCGCGCGACCTGGACGAGGCGGCGCTCGTGGACGGCTGCGGCCCGCTCGGCGCGCTGTTCCGCGTCGTCGTCCCGGCGGCCGTGCCCGGCATCGTCGCGGTCGCCGTCTACGCCTTCATGACCGCCTGGGGCGAGGTCCTCTTCGCGTCCGTGATGACCAACGACACCACCCGCACCCTGGCGGTCGGCCTCCAGGGCTACTCCACCCTCAACGACGTGTACTGGAACCAGATCATGGCCGCCTCCCTCGTGGTGAGCGTCCCCGTGGTCGCCGGATTCCTCCTCCTGCAGCGCTACCTCGTCGCCGGCCTCACGGCGGGAGCCGTCAAGTGA
- a CDS encoding GH1 family beta-glucosidase, with amino-acid sequence MTIDYAALPDDFLWGTATSAYQIEGAVAEDGRSPSIWDTFSHTPGRIDNDDHGDTACDHYHRWREDIGLMRRLGTNAYRLSVAWPRVVPGGDGPVNAKGLAFYDRLVDGLLDAGITPSVTLYHWDLPQVLQDRGGWPERDTAEHFAAYASAVAERLGDRVHHWATLNEPLCSAWIGHLEGKMAPGWTDLTAAVRASYHLLLGHGLAARAIRAAAPGAQVGIVNNLSTIHAASDSPEDRAAAVRMDGHTNRWWLDPVHGRGFPEDMREVYGVDLPERPGDLETIAAPLDWLGLNYYFPQVVADDPDGPAPRAAFVRRDGVPRTGMDWEIDANGIEALLLRLTEEYGARKLYVTENGSAFPDVVRPDGTVDDPERQDYLTRHVAACASAARKGAPLAGYFAWSLLDNFEWAYGYDKRFGLVHVDYATQARTIKGSGHRYADIVRGHGERVRKAA; translated from the coding sequence GTGACCATCGACTACGCCGCCCTCCCCGACGACTTCCTGTGGGGCACGGCCACCTCGGCCTACCAGATCGAGGGCGCCGTGGCGGAGGACGGCCGTTCTCCGTCGATCTGGGACACCTTCTCGCACACCCCCGGCCGCATCGACAACGACGACCACGGCGACACCGCCTGCGACCACTACCACCGCTGGCGCGAGGACATCGGCCTGATGCGCCGCCTCGGCACCAACGCCTACCGGCTGTCCGTCGCCTGGCCGCGCGTGGTGCCCGGCGGCGACGGCCCGGTCAACGCCAAGGGCCTCGCCTTCTACGACCGGCTGGTCGACGGCCTGCTCGACGCCGGCATCACCCCGTCGGTCACCCTCTACCACTGGGACCTGCCCCAGGTCCTCCAGGACCGCGGCGGCTGGCCCGAACGCGACACCGCCGAGCACTTCGCCGCGTACGCCTCCGCCGTCGCCGAACGCCTCGGCGACCGCGTCCACCACTGGGCCACCCTCAACGAACCCCTGTGCTCCGCCTGGATCGGCCACCTCGAGGGCAAGATGGCCCCCGGCTGGACCGACCTGACGGCCGCCGTCCGCGCCTCCTACCACCTGCTGCTCGGCCACGGCCTGGCCGCCCGCGCCATCCGCGCCGCGGCCCCCGGCGCCCAGGTCGGCATCGTCAACAACCTCTCCACCATCCACGCGGCGAGCGACAGCCCCGAGGACCGCGCCGCCGCCGTCCGCATGGACGGCCACACCAACCGCTGGTGGCTCGACCCGGTCCACGGCCGCGGCTTCCCCGAGGACATGCGCGAGGTCTACGGCGTCGACCTCCCCGAACGCCCCGGCGACCTGGAGACCATCGCGGCCCCGCTCGACTGGCTCGGCCTCAACTACTACTTCCCACAGGTGGTCGCCGACGACCCTGACGGCCCGGCCCCCCGCGCCGCCTTCGTGCGCCGCGACGGCGTGCCCCGCACCGGCATGGACTGGGAGATCGACGCGAACGGCATCGAGGCCCTGCTCCTGCGGCTCACCGAGGAGTACGGCGCCCGCAAGCTCTACGTCACCGAGAACGGCTCCGCCTTCCCGGACGTCGTCCGCCCCGACGGCACCGTCGACGACCCCGAGCGCCAGGACTACCTCACCCGGCATGTGGCCGCCTGTGCCTCCGCCGCCCGCAAGGGCGCCCCGCTGGCCGGCTACTTCGCCTGGTCCCTGCTGGACAACTTCGAGTGGGCGTACGGCTACGACAAGCGCTTCGGCCTGGTCCACGTCGACTACGCCACCCAGGCCCGCACGATCAAGGGCTCCGGACACCGGTACGCGGACATCGTCCGGGGGCACGGGGAGCGGGTGCGGAAGGCGGCGTGA
- a CDS encoding tautomerase family protein gives MPFAHFKVPADTLGPDDKRKIVERTTDLYAEIYGERARATTVVLVDEVADGGWGVGGHVLTAALLNGDA, from the coding sequence ATGCCTTTCGCCCACTTCAAGGTCCCCGCCGACACCCTCGGCCCCGACGACAAGAGGAAGATCGTCGAGCGCACCACCGACCTGTACGCCGAGATCTACGGTGAACGCGCCCGCGCCACCACCGTAGTGCTCGTCGACGAGGTCGCCGACGGAGGCTGGGGCGTAGGCGGTCACGTCCTCACGGCCGCCCTGCTCAACGGCGACGCCTGA
- a CDS encoding SDR family oxidoreductase: MTTNDSLRTPDPGRVAVVTGGSRGIGHAVSLQLARDGLAVVVNYARDAASAEETVMAITADGGRAIAVRADVADEHAVAALFDRAEQEFGGVDVVVNAAGRLVLSPVADLDLAALDAMHRTNIRGAFVVAQQAARRLRPGGSFLGVSTSVVGAQFPAYGAYVASKAAVESITLILARELRGRDITVNTVAPGPTATDLFLDGKTPEEIDRLAKTPPLERLGTPEDIARVAAFLTGPAGHWVNGQVVRANGGMV, translated from the coding sequence ATGACTACGAATGACAGCCTTCGCACACCGGACCCCGGGCGGGTCGCCGTCGTCACCGGCGGTTCGCGCGGCATCGGCCACGCGGTGTCGCTCCAACTGGCCCGCGACGGTCTGGCGGTGGTGGTGAACTACGCCAGGGACGCGGCCTCGGCCGAGGAGACCGTGATGGCGATCACCGCCGACGGCGGGAGGGCGATCGCCGTGCGGGCGGACGTGGCGGACGAGCACGCGGTCGCCGCGCTGTTCGACCGGGCGGAGCAGGAGTTCGGCGGCGTGGACGTCGTGGTGAACGCCGCCGGCCGCCTCGTCCTGTCGCCCGTCGCCGACCTCGATCTGGCCGCCCTCGACGCGATGCACCGCACCAACATCCGCGGCGCCTTCGTGGTGGCCCAGCAGGCCGCGCGGCGGCTGCGGCCCGGCGGCTCCTTCCTGGGCGTGTCGACCTCCGTGGTCGGAGCACAGTTCCCCGCTTACGGCGCGTACGTGGCGAGCAAGGCCGCCGTCGAGTCGATCACCCTGATCCTCGCCCGCGAGCTGCGCGGCCGGGACATCACGGTGAACACCGTAGCCCCCGGCCCCACGGCCACCGACCTGTTCCTCGACGGCAAGACGCCGGAGGAGATCGACCGGCTCGCGAAGACCCCGCCGCTGGAGCGGCTGGGCACGCCCGAGGACATCGCCCGGGTCGCCGCCTTCCTCACCGGCCCGGCAGGGCACTGGGTGAACGGGCAGGTCGTGCGGGCCAACGGCGGAATGGTGTGA
- a CDS encoding helix-turn-helix transcriptional regulator produces the protein MGSAKYTELGAFLRSRRDRIRPADVGLPAGPRRRVPGLRREEIAQLAGASVDYYNELERGAGSQPSEQMIAALARALRLTADERDYLYRLADRPVPASGGVTAHVHPGMLDLLQRMPSTPAQVITDLHVTLVQNRLAVALLGDQSGFRGPRASFVHRWFTEPDARLLYPEADHATQSRAFVADLRAAAARRDAKDTEAASMIRTLLHASPEFAVLWADHDVAFRRDDRKRIRHPALGVVEVNCLNLFSEDGRQRLLWFTPALGTDSADLLDLLAVLGTQDVVESGA, from the coding sequence ATGGGTTCTGCGAAGTACACCGAGCTCGGGGCGTTCCTGCGGTCGCGCCGGGACCGCATCCGCCCGGCCGACGTGGGTCTCCCCGCCGGCCCGCGGCGCCGGGTGCCCGGTCTGCGCCGGGAGGAGATCGCCCAGCTCGCCGGGGCATCGGTGGACTACTACAACGAACTCGAGCGCGGAGCCGGCTCCCAGCCGTCGGAACAGATGATCGCCGCCCTGGCCCGGGCGCTGCGGCTGACCGCCGACGAGCGTGACTACCTCTACCGGCTGGCGGACCGTCCCGTGCCCGCCTCGGGCGGCGTGACCGCGCACGTCCACCCCGGCATGCTCGACCTGCTCCAGCGGATGCCGTCCACTCCCGCGCAGGTCATCACCGACCTCCACGTCACCCTCGTGCAGAACCGGCTCGCGGTGGCACTGCTCGGCGACCAGTCGGGCTTCCGCGGACCGCGCGCGAGCTTCGTCCACCGTTGGTTCACCGAGCCCGACGCACGCCTGCTCTACCCGGAGGCCGACCACGCGACCCAGTCGCGGGCGTTCGTCGCCGACCTCCGCGCGGCCGCCGCCCGCAGGGACGCCAAGGACACCGAGGCCGCCTCGATGATCCGCACCCTGCTGCACGCCTCGCCGGAGTTCGCCGTCCTCTGGGCCGACCACGACGTGGCGTTCCGCCGCGACGACCGCAAGCGGATCCGGCACCCCGCCCTCGGGGTCGTGGAGGTCAACTGCCTGAACCTGTTCAGCGAGGACGGCCGACAGCGCCTGCTGTGGTTCACCCCCGCCCTGGGCACCGACAGCGCGGACCTCCTCGATCTGCTCGCGGTCCTCGGCACACAGGACGTGGTCGAGTCCGGGGCGTGA
- a CDS encoding DUF5682 family protein — MSGPQGSGVFTALRTQLQEAAAEFAGGPDALEGILLGLVDDVDRAVREPLEIFPVCHHSPASALAMARRLREKQPKVVYLELCEDMAPLLSELRNCRLPVAVQAFAGEIDGFPQEWAPLSVVAPITEASAEYQAIAYALDTPGVELVLVDRSSDHVFQWDRADTADTGGTSEEEDTPQAEEAALHGEAVGVEIGDLRPRFAELEEHLLRHGKVRHWSEWWHQYVEVPLGDSDHDTYRQVMFLIGSLFRRLAPGDGDRVRVDEDRERYMWTRMREHLTTTGADPEDCLYVCGAFHAASRVEEFGVHGRSGAFTISPRTATTWQYGLIPSSHAAIEAQFGLAAGSVSIAAAQWQKSLKRTKVRPYRLEGQAGARASRAKKALPAATSTAEAPATDRLSGFLHQPPVLDGLDEAELLGWSVDIVRAARRNGYLASTADAIAVFETSILLAGMRDRARPTPYDFQDAAVTCIEKDRVPGRRDVRRLVEIMMGGDRIGQVGYEALPPLARDVYDRLKPLGLKLQQRGVQRALLDIAGRPELEACSDVLWMLRRLMPQGAARPIMGERRLGERSIQESWDLALGTHQRALIELGYEGVSLEQVLEQRLRREAYGPRATTAGVLAAVEDTLLYLRSGRLADELGTHALKVLAAERSVDGAPEVLRRARALLAYYRTSRPTLPAWIESFVKTGYAHYCTLLPTAFRDEDATVGQVAAMLGFLFSMESLALSLGCDRTQLELAVAQSHPDDPSKTALLWAAQVQLGTLSRTELRSRCDALLDNPLVVPAYPRYLNGFVHALEPVPGLADVVVEAVSNAFGRLPDTVLLPWLPLLITTLRKGAADLAPLLIREAGRIFPGRLPALDAWVPPWRTPQEDPFAASRARHAATAPRGATLLAAHPSACDAVAGLLGCEEGWAPTGDAGAPGAVLTVTYPVTAEAIEALLASG, encoded by the coding sequence GTGAGCGGGCCCCAGGGAAGCGGTGTGTTCACCGCGCTGCGTACACAACTGCAGGAGGCGGCGGCCGAGTTCGCCGGCGGACCCGACGCCCTGGAGGGCATCCTCCTGGGCCTGGTGGACGACGTCGACCGGGCGGTGCGTGAGCCGCTGGAGATCTTCCCCGTCTGCCACCACTCCCCCGCCTCCGCCCTGGCCATGGCCCGCCGGCTGCGGGAGAAGCAGCCCAAGGTCGTGTACCTGGAGCTGTGCGAGGACATGGCGCCGCTGCTGTCCGAGCTGCGCAACTGCCGGCTGCCGGTGGCGGTCCAGGCGTTCGCGGGCGAGATCGACGGCTTCCCCCAGGAGTGGGCCCCGCTGTCGGTCGTCGCACCGATCACCGAGGCGTCCGCCGAGTACCAGGCCATCGCCTACGCCCTGGACACCCCGGGCGTGGAACTGGTCCTGGTCGACCGCTCCTCCGACCACGTCTTCCAGTGGGACCGCGCCGACACCGCGGACACCGGGGGCACTTCAGAGGAGGAGGACACTCCCCAGGCCGAGGAGGCCGCGCTGCACGGCGAGGCGGTCGGCGTCGAGATCGGCGACCTGCGCCCCCGGTTCGCGGAGCTGGAGGAGCATCTGCTCCGCCACGGCAAGGTGCGGCACTGGTCGGAGTGGTGGCACCAGTACGTCGAGGTGCCGCTCGGGGACAGCGACCACGACACCTACCGCCAGGTGATGTTCCTCATCGGCAGCCTGTTCCGGCGGCTGGCGCCGGGCGACGGCGACCGCGTCCGGGTGGACGAGGACCGCGAGCGGTACATGTGGACGCGGATGCGCGAGCACCTGACGACGACGGGCGCGGACCCGGAGGACTGCCTGTACGTGTGCGGGGCGTTCCACGCGGCCAGCAGGGTGGAGGAGTTCGGCGTGCACGGCCGCTCGGGCGCGTTCACGATCTCCCCGCGCACGGCGACCACCTGGCAGTACGGCCTGATCCCGTCGAGTCACGCGGCGATCGAGGCGCAGTTCGGCCTGGCGGCCGGCTCGGTGTCGATAGCGGCGGCCCAGTGGCAGAAGAGTCTCAAGCGGACGAAGGTGCGGCCGTACCGGCTGGAGGGCCAGGCGGGGGCGCGGGCGTCCCGCGCGAAGAAGGCGCTGCCCGCCGCCACGTCCACTGCCGAAGCGCCGGCCACGGACCGGCTGTCCGGGTTCCTCCACCAGCCCCCCGTCCTGGACGGTCTGGACGAGGCGGAGTTGCTCGGCTGGTCCGTGGACATCGTGCGGGCGGCCCGGCGCAACGGGTACCTCGCCTCCACCGCCGACGCCATCGCCGTCTTCGAGACGTCGATCCTCCTCGCGGGCATGCGGGACCGGGCGAGGCCGACGCCGTACGACTTCCAGGACGCGGCGGTCACCTGCATCGAGAAGGACAGGGTGCCCGGGCGGCGGGACGTGCGCCGGCTCGTCGAGATCATGATGGGCGGCGACCGGATCGGGCAGGTGGGCTACGAGGCGCTGCCGCCGCTCGCCCGGGACGTGTACGACCGGCTGAAGCCGCTCGGGCTGAAGCTGCAACAGCGCGGTGTGCAGCGGGCGTTGCTGGACATCGCGGGCCGTCCGGAGCTCGAGGCGTGTTCCGACGTGCTGTGGATGCTGCGGCGGCTGATGCCGCAGGGCGCGGCCCGGCCGATCATGGGTGAGCGGCGACTGGGTGAGCGGTCGATCCAGGAGTCCTGGGACCTGGCCCTCGGTACCCATCAGCGGGCGCTCATCGAACTCGGCTACGAGGGCGTCAGCCTGGAACAGGTGCTGGAGCAGCGGCTGCGGCGCGAGGCGTACGGGCCGCGGGCGACGACGGCGGGGGTGCTGGCGGCCGTCGAGGACACCCTGCTGTACCTGCGCAGCGGGCGACTGGCGGACGAGCTGGGCACGCACGCGTTGAAGGTGCTGGCGGCGGAGCGCAGTGTCGACGGGGCGCCGGAGGTGCTGCGCCGGGCCCGGGCGCTGCTGGCGTACTACCGGACGAGCCGGCCGACGCTGCCCGCGTGGATCGAGTCGTTCGTCAAGACGGGGTACGCCCACTACTGCACGCTGCTGCCGACCGCGTTCCGGGACGAGGACGCGACGGTGGGGCAGGTCGCGGCGATGCTGGGCTTCCTGTTCAGCATGGAGAGCCTCGCGCTGTCGCTGGGCTGCGACCGTACGCAACTGGAGCTGGCGGTCGCCCAGTCCCACCCGGACGACCCGTCGAAGACGGCACTGCTATGGGCGGCACAGGTGCAGCTCGGCACCCTGTCGCGTACCGAACTGCGGTCCCGGTGCGACGCGTTGCTGGACAATCCGCTGGTGGTGCCCGCCTACCCGCGCTACCTCAACGGCTTCGTGCACGCGCTGGAGCCGGTGCCGGGGCTGGCGGACGTGGTGGTGGAGGCGGTGTCGAACGCCTTCGGGCGCCTGCCGGACACGGTGCTGCTCCCGTGGCTGCCGCTGCTGATCACCACCCTGCGCAAGGGCGCGGCGGACCTCGCCCCGCTGCTGATCCGCGAGGCGGGCCGGATCTTCCCGGGCCGGCTGCCGGCACTGGACGCGTGGGTGCCGCCGTGGCGGACGCCGCAGGAGGACCCGTTCGCGGCCTCCCGGGCCCGGCACGCGGCCACGGCACCCCGGGGAGCCACGCTGCTCGCCGCGCATCCGTCGGCGTGCGACGCGGTGGCGGGGCTGCTGGGGTGCGAGGAGGGCTGGGCGCCGACCGGCGACGCCGGTGCACCGGGCGCGGTGTTGACGGTCACGTATCCCGTCACGGCCGAGGCCATCGAGGCACTACTGGCCAGTGGCTGA
- a CDS encoding ATP-binding protein — protein sequence MSELLRAPAEIKYAEELDWLESVDDSPKPFSWRLSPKMVRLFILGSERADGLDREISQKWFGDRSFVERSIVTLASDRGLLLIGDPGTGKSWLAELLSAAICRNSTLVVQGTAGTTEDHIKYSWNVSMVIAKGQSRESMIPSPIMTAMEAGAIGRFEELTRSTSDVQDALISILSEKYISVPELESGGGDDNIVFAKPGFSIIATANSRDRGVNDLSSALKRRFNFVRIPVVTNKKSEAEIVRFRTEELLRRHSIDLDVPPTLLDVLLQSFADLRASAASAGSDDEKLESALSTAEQIGVLEDAVLHSNFFGERALTARTLASSLVGSLTRREPEDLAILNKYLHGVVEPRSKDEGGAWPEFLEGGRDAIATLS from the coding sequence ATGTCCGAACTGCTGCGCGCTCCCGCCGAGATCAAGTACGCCGAGGAGCTCGACTGGCTGGAGTCGGTCGACGACAGCCCCAAGCCGTTCTCGTGGCGTCTGTCGCCCAAGATGGTGCGGCTGTTCATCCTCGGCTCCGAGCGGGCCGACGGACTGGACCGTGAGATCTCGCAGAAGTGGTTCGGTGACCGCAGCTTCGTGGAGCGGTCGATCGTCACCCTCGCCTCCGACCGCGGGCTGCTGCTCATCGGCGACCCGGGCACCGGCAAGAGCTGGCTGGCCGAGCTGCTGTCGGCGGCGATCTGCCGCAACTCGACCCTGGTCGTCCAGGGCACGGCCGGCACCACCGAGGACCACATCAAGTACTCGTGGAACGTGTCGATGGTGATCGCCAAGGGCCAGTCGCGTGAGTCGATGATCCCGTCGCCGATCATGACCGCGATGGAGGCCGGCGCCATCGGCCGCTTCGAGGAGCTGACGCGTTCCACCAGTGACGTGCAGGACGCGCTGATCTCGATCCTCTCCGAGAAGTACATCTCCGTTCCCGAACTGGAGAGCGGTGGCGGCGATGACAACATCGTGTTCGCCAAGCCCGGTTTCTCGATCATCGCCACCGCCAACAGCCGCGACCGGGGTGTCAACGACCTGTCGTCCGCGCTGAAGCGCCGTTTCAACTTCGTCCGCATCCCGGTGGTGACGAACAAGAAGAGCGAGGCGGAGATCGTCCGCTTCCGCACCGAGGAACTGCTGCGCCGCCACTCGATCGACCTGGACGTGCCGCCGACGCTGCTGGACGTGCTGCTGCAGAGCTTCGCCGATCTGCGGGCCTCCGCCGCGTCGGCCGGCAGCGACGACGAGAAGCTGGAGTCCGCGCTGTCGACGGCCGAGCAGATCGGTGTGCTGGAGGACGCGGTCCTGCACAGCAACTTCTTCGGCGAGCGCGCCCTCACCGCCCGCACCCTGGCATCCTCGCTGGTCGGGTCGCTGACCCGGCGCGAGCCGGAGGACCTGGCCATACTCAACAAGTACCTGCATGGGGTCGTCGAGCCCCGCAGCAAGGACGAGGGCGGGGCCTGGCCGGAGTTCCTCGAGGGCGGCCGCGACGCGATCGCCACCCTGTCGTGA